CGCGCCGTCGGGACGGCCTTCGTAGCGCACGGATGACCCGGGCGTCCAACCTTCGGGCTTGGCCTCGAACTGGTGGAACACACGCGCACGTGACAACGAATTGGCTTCTGCATCCCAATCCCACGCGCACACCACATGCGCGGCGGTGTCGGCCCAGTAAAGGATGCGGGCATCGGGCGAGAACGCGAGGCCGTTGCCGGTGGTGGACTCGTTGGCCATTTGCGTCAATGTCGGCGCCACGCCGGTGTCGGTGCGCGCGTTGAAGCAGTAGAGCGCGGCGTTGGCCTTGTCCTTGGCCTCGTTGAGCGAACCGGCCCAGAAACGGCCCAGCGCATCGCATTTGCCGTCGTTGAAGCGCATGGTGCGCACGTCGTGCGCCACGCGCGCCATTGCGACCAGTTCACCGCCCCATTCACGAGCCCGGTAGATGCCGTCGCGCAGCGCGATCACCAACCCGCCGCTTCGCGCTGGCGCCATGCAACCGGGCTCGGTGGTCAGCGCCCAGCGTTCCACCTTGGCACCGGCCGTGCCGATTTCCCCGCGCGTGCGCAGCACCGCGCGCCCCGGAATGTCTAGCCAGTAAAGCGAGCGTTCGTGCGGGTGCCAGAACGGCGATTCGCCGAGCTCGCAAAGGCTGTCTTCGAGGGTGGTCCACATGATCTCGGCATTGTGCATCCGCTCCCCCGCAGGCCAAAAAAAAAGCCCGCTGACGCCGAAGCGCTCGCGGGCTGAACATCCAAAGGAGACCTTGCTGAAAAACTCGTTCCTGCTTTTTCTTCTTCTCACCACCAGCCCGCGCACCGCATGCCTTCTTCCAGAAACACCGCGGAACCGGCTTTGCCGGGCCGCTGGTGTTGCCCCCAGCAGGGGGGTTGGCGAAGCGACACGAAGTGCGCGAAGACTGGGGGGTTACCTGTTATATGCGGTCTCGCCGTGCGAGGAGATGTCGAGGCCTTCGCGCTCTTCTTCTTCCGACACACGCAGGCCGATGGTGAGGTCGGCGATCTTGAAGGCGATGAACGCCACCACGCCCGACCAGACGATGGTCAGCAGCACGCCCTTGAGCTGGATCCAGACCTGGGCACCGATGCCGTTGGAGATGACGCTGGCCGTGACCCAGTCGCCCACGAGGCCGGGGCCGCCGAGTGCCTGGGTGTTGAACACGCCGGTGAGCAGCGCACCGACGATACCGCCGACACCGTGCACGCCGAACACGTCGAGCGAGTCGTCCGCGCCGAGCAGCTTCTTGAGGCCGTTGACGCCCCAGAGGCAGGCGAAGCCGGCGATGAAGCCGATGATGATCGCGCCCATCAGGCCGACGTTGCCGGCGGCCGGGGTGATGGCCACGAGGCCTGCAACGGCACCCGAAGCGGCACCCAGCATCGAGGCCTTGCCGCGCATCAGCGCTTCACCGATGCACCATGCGAGCACCGCGGCAGCGGTGGCGGTGAAGGTGTTCATGAAGGCGAGCACGGCGCTGGTGCCGGCTTCGAGGGCCGAACCGGCGTTGAAACCGAACCAGCCGACCCACAGCAGCGAAGCGCCGACCATGGTGAGCGTGAGCGAGTGCGGCGTGAAGGCTTCCTTGCCGTAGCCGACGCGCTTGCCGATGACGAAGGCACCGACCAGGCCGGCGACGGCGGCGTTGATATGCACCACGGTGCCGCCGGCGAAGTCGAGCGCGCCCCACTGCCAGATCAGGCCGGCCTTGCCGTTCATGGCATCGACCACGTCCTTGGAGGCGTAGGCGTCAGGGCCCATCCAGAACCAGACCATGTGGGCGAGCGGCGCATAGCTGAAGGTGAACCAGATCACCATGAACAGCAGCACGGCCGAGAACTTGGCGCGCTCCGCGAAGGCACCCACGATCAGGCAGCAGGTGATGCCGGCGAAGGTGGCCTGGAAGGCGGCGAACAGCAGTTCGGGGATGTAGACGCCCTTGCTGAAGGTGGCGCCGGGCGCGAACACACCGGTGGCCGGATCGAAGATCCCCTTCATGAAGAGCCGGTCGAATCCGCCGAAGAAGGCATTCCCTTCGGTGAACGCGATGCTGTAGCCGTAAATGAGCCACAGCACGACGATCATCGAGAAGGTGACCATCACCTGCATCAGCACCGACAGCATGTTCTTGCTGCGCACCAGGCCGCCGTAGAACAGCGCCAGGCCGGGAACGGTCATCATGATGACGAGCAGCGTGGACAGCATCATCCAGCTGGTGTCACCCTTGTTGAAGGAAGGAGCCGGCGCTGCGGCGGGTGCTGCTTCGGCAGCAGCGGGGGCTGCGGCAGGTGCCGCAGCCGCAGGAGCAGCCGCGGGAGCCGGGGCGCTGGCCGCCGGTGCGGTTGCAGCTGGCGCTTCCGCCGCGGGCGCCTGTGCGAAGGCGGCCGTGCCGGCAGCGAGCACGCTCAAGCCGAGTGCAAGAGAAACAAGCAGTTTTTTCATGGTTGTTTTTTTCCGGGCTGATCAGAGGGCTTCGCGGCCGGTTTCACCGGTGCGGATGCGAACGACCTGCTCGAGGTTGTAGACAAAAATCTTTCCGTCGCCGATCTTGCCGGTGCGGGCCGCACCCTCGACGGCTTCGATCACGCGGTCGACGAGGTCGTCGGATACCGCTGCTTCGATCTTGACCTTGGGCAGGAAGTCGACCACGTACTCGGCGCCGCGGTACAGCTCGGTGTGCCCCTTCTGGCGACCGAACCCCTTGACCTCCGTGACCGTGATGCCCTGCACGCCGATGGCCGACAGTGCCTCGCGCACCTCGTCGAGCTTGAACGGTTTGATGATGGCTGTGACCAGCTTCATGATGACTTTCTCCTTCTTGGATGGAATGAATGGCGCGGCAGCTTGGGCCGCACCTTGTTCTTGTGCCTGCTTACAGCGTCTTGCTGAGCGTAACGATGAAGCGCGCCTTGTTGGGCGAGTAGTACTGCTGGCCGATCGGGCCGAAGCCGAAGTCGACCCCCGGGTTGCTCAGCGCGAGGTAGGAGCTCTTCTTGTTGGCGCCCTGCACCGAGCCGGCCAGTGCCAGGCCGTTGCCGAAGTCATACGACACGCCCACGTTGTAGTCCACGTAGCTCTTGTAGCCCAGGCTGCGGATGTCGCTGGACATGTGGGTGTAGCCGAGGGCGGCCTTCAGCGTGAGCTTGGGCACGATTTCCTTGCTGTAGGCCAGGTTCAGGTAACCGGTGTTGGTGCCCTTCAGGCCCGAGCCCGACTTGTAGCCGGCGTAGCCGAAGTAGTCCTTGGACACCGTGTGCGAGTACTTCAGGGTGAACGAGCCGATGGCTTCGTCGGCCCAAGTGCCCGCGCCGTACAGTTCGGTCGTGTTGCCGATGGAATTGCCGGGGTAGATGTAGGTCAGCGCGCCCACGTCCATGTCGAACGGGCCGGCCTTGAACTTGTAGCCGCCGTAGATGTCGCTCTCGATGCTGTTGCCCTGGAGCCAGTTGACGCTGGAATTCCAGTTGCCCACGTAGAAGCCGCTTTCGCCGAACGCGTAGTCGAAACCGCCCTGGATCGCGGGCTTGAAGCCCTTGGTCTTGGCGTAGTCGTTCTTCCCGATCATGTCCTGGTCCTGACCGCGGAACTTGTAGTTGCTGGTCAGGGCCACATTCCCCGAGAGCTGGGCGCTCGCCAGCATCGGCAGGGCTGCAAGGGCGACCACGGCCACTGCCTGGGCGAATTTACGGTGCATCATCGAGACTCCTCGGAGTTGGTGGATTGTTGGGGTGGACAGCGTTTCATAGCAGGGAGCGTGCCAAAGTGCTCGTTCCGCCCTGCTGCATGGCCGCAGCCCCTGCATCCGCAACACCGATGAAAAGTTACAAGAGTGTTCAGATGCGACGCCCTCAAGGGCTCGCGGTGCACAAGTCCGACCAAAAACGGGCGCACCACAATGGGGAGAGTCATAAAAATGAGCTTGTCTTTGGTGCAAAGCCGCGCTTTGCTTGGGCTGGAAGCAGCCAGTGTCACGGTCGAGGTGCATCTGGCGAACGGCCTGCCGAGCTTCACGCTCGTCGGGCTCGCGGAAACCGAGGTCAAGGAGGCGCGCGAACGCGTGCGTTCGGCCATCCAGAACGCCGGGCTCGAATTTCCGAACAACAAGAGAATCACCGTCAATCTGGCGCCGGCGGACCTGCCCAAGGACTCCGGCCGCCTCGACCTGCCCATCGCGCTCGGCATCCTCGCCGCCAGCGGGCAGATACAGTCCGCCCGGCTCGCGGGACACGAGTTTGCCGGCGAACTCTCGCTTTCGGGCGAGTTGCGCCCCGTGCGCGGCGCGCTCGCCATGGCCCTCGCCCTGCACACCCGCGGCATTGCGACACGCCTGGTGCTGCCCACGGAAAGCGCGAAAGAAGCGGCCCTGGTGCCCGGCGGCGAGGTGTATGGCGCCAGGCACCTGCTGGACGTGGTGCAGCGCTTCATGGCCGAGGACGCCGCCGCCGTGGCTCCGGCCGAGCCGCCCCATCCGGACGGCTGGGCCCGAGTTCACGCCGCGGCCGCAGCGCCCACACCCCTTTATGCCGACCTGGCCGACGTCAAGGGCCATGCCGGCGCCAAGCGCGCGCTCGAAATCGCTGCCGCTGGCGGCCACAGCCTCCTGATGGTCGGCGAGCCGGGCTCGGGCAAGTCGATGCTGGCACAGCGCTTTGCCGGGCTGCTGCCACCCATGAGCATCGACGAGGCGCTCGAGAGCGCGGCGGTGGCAAGCCTGGGCGGCAGCTTCTCGACGGCGCGCTGGATGAACCGGCCGACCTCGGCGCCGCACCACACGTCCAGTGCCGTGGCGCTGGTGGGCGGCGGATCTCCCCCGCGGCCAGGTGAAATCTCGCAGGCGCACCACGGCGTTCTCTTTCTGGACGAATTCCCGGAATTCGCACGCTCCGCGCTGGAGGCGCTGCGCGAACCGCTCGAGACCGGCACCATCACCATCGCGCGCGCCGCCCGGCGGGCCGAGTTGCCGGCGCGCTTTCAGTTGATCGCCGCCATGAACCCCTGCCCCTGCGGCTACCTGGGTTCGACGCTCAAGGCCTGCCGCTGTACGCCGGACCAGGTCTCGCGCTACCAAGGCAAGCTCAGCGGCCCGCTGCTGGACCGCATCGACCTGCACATCGAAGTGCCCGCGGTCTCGGCGCAGCAGCTGCTCGATGCGCCCGCCGGAGAGTCGACCGGCAGCATCCGCACCCGCGTGGTCGCCGCGCGCGACTTCGCGCTGAAGCGCCAGGGCAGCCCCAACCAGGCGCTGCAGGCCGGCGCCATCGACCGGCACGCCGCGCTGGACGATGCGGCGCGCAAGTTCATCGTCAACGCCGCCGCCAAGCTCGGCTGGTCGGCGCGCAGCACGCACCGCGCACTCAAGGTGGCACGCACGGTGGCCGACTTGGCCGGCGCCGAATCGGTGCAGGCGGTGCATGTGGCGGAGGCGGTGCAGTACCGTCGGGCGTTGCGAAACTGAAGCCGATGGAACAGTGAACTCACCCGCGCCCACGCTCTACAACCGCCGCATGGTGGGCTGGCTCTCGCTCGGCCAGCTCATCACCTGGGGCAGCGTCTTCTACGCCTTCGCGCTGCTGATGGAGCCGGTTGAACGCGAGCTGGGGCTGAGCCGGGCGCAATCGTCGCTGGCCTTCAGCCTTGCGCTGCTGGCCGAAGGCGCGCTGGCCTGGCCGGTGGGCCGGTGGATCGACCGCGGCCATGAGCGGGCGGTGATGACGGGCGGCTCGCTGGTCATCGTGGCCGGCCTGCTGCTGCACAGCGTGGTGCACAGCGCCCTGGGCTTCTACGCGGCCTGGACACTGCTCGGCGCGGGGCTGGCGGCCACGCTCTACAGCCCGGCGTTCTCCATCGTCACGCGGCGCTTCCCTAACGATTTCCGCCGCGCGATCATCACGCTGACTTTTCTCGGCGGGCTGGCCAGCACGGTGTTCATTCCGCTGGTGGCCTGGCTCATTGCAGAGCTGGGCTGGCGGCACGCGCTGTGGGTGCTCGCGGCCGTTCATCTGTGCATCTGCGCGCCATTGCATGCGCGGGTGCTGCGGCATGCGCCCGCGCCCGCAGCGACCGGACGGCCGCACTCCGGCACTGCGACCGGTGTTACACCCGCGAGCCACTACATGCGCACCGCACCCTTCCTGCTCGTGGGCGTTTTCACCGTGCTGCTGATGGCCGTCACCGCCGCGTTGCCGCCGCACATGGTGAGCCTGCTGCGGGGCGCGGGTCTCAGCGAATCGTGGGCCATTGCCGTGCCCGCGAGCATCGGGCTGGTGCAGGTGCTGGGACGGGCGCTGCTGTATTTCTTCGAACACCACTTCGACCTGCATCTGGCGAACCGGCTGATCCCCTGCCTGATTCCGCTCGGCCTCCTGGCGCTGCTTGCGGGCGCCGGCCATCCGGGCGCCGCGCTGCTGTTCGTGTTTTTCTATGGCATGGGCAACGGCATGCTCACGATCGTGAAGGGCACCGCCATTGCGCAATATGTGAACCGCGACCACGTGGCCACGCTCAACGGCGCGCTGGGCCTGCCGAGCGCCATCGCCCGCGCCCTGGCGCCGCTGATGCTCGGCGTGCTGTGGCAGCCGGAGTCCGGCTACACGCCCGGCCTCTGGGTGCTGCTGGCGGCCAGCGTCGTCGCGGTGCTCGCACTGGTCGGCGCGCAGCGCTGGCGCCGCGCGCCCCTAACGTCTACTTGAACTCGTGGCTCACCACGGGCGCGGACTTGCTGTCCTGCACCGTGATGCGCTGCCGGTACACATCAAGCTCGCCGTTGCGCACTTCGATGTTGTAGATGCCGGGCCGCAACGACAGTGACTTGAGCGGTGGGCTCACGCCGCGGTCCGCGCCGTCGACGAAGACCTGGCCCCAGGGCCGGATATTGAGTACCACGCGGCCATTGCCGGGCGGAGCCGCCGGCGTCGCAGGCGGCGGTGCAAGCGGTGTAGCGCCGCCCGCCACCACGGTCGGCACGGCGTTGGTCGGCGTGGTGCCGGGTGCTGCGGGAATGGTTGGCGAGAGCCGGTTCAGCTCGGCAATGGCGTTGCGCGCCTCGCGCGCATGCAGGCCGCGCCGGTATCGGCGCAGGTAAGCCTCGTAGCCTTCCCGGGTGTTCTCGGCCTGGGCCAGGTTCCAGTCTTCGACCTCGGAGGTGGCGAGGGCGGGTTCCGGCGGGGTGGTCGGCGTTGCGGGCGCTGGGGGCACTGCTGCGGTGGCCGGCGGGGCCGGGTTGGGCGCGATCACCGGCACGCTGTCCAGCGGCGTCAACGAACCGGCCGGCGCGCTGGCCGCTGCGGCGGGAGCGGCCGCGCTCCCAGGGCCAGCCGCGACGTTGCCGCTCGGGGCGCTTTCGCCGGGCGGCACGGCGGGAGGTGGCGCGCTGGCGGACATCGGCCCCGACGGCGGTGGCACCGGCGCCATGGCGGTGGAGGTCTCCTGCTTCCACGAGCTCAGGTGAAGGCCGATCCAACTGCCCACGGCGACCAGTGCGATCAACAGCACGCCGACCAGTCCCCACGGTGGCCGCGACGACGTTTTCTTGGCGGGCGGCGGCTGCTTGCCAGCAACCGATGGTGCGCTGCGCGCGGGCGCTTCACGCGGCGCGGCGACCCGGGGTGCGGGCAGCGGAGCAGGCGCAGATTCGGGTGGGTAGCCGGGTTTGACCGATTCGGGGCGGGCGGCGCCCGCCCGCGCAACGCCAGGCGATGCGGCGGCTTCCGGTGCCTTGGCCACCGGCATCGGGGGCGTGGACACGGCCGGCGCTTTCTGCGGCGGCTCCGGCGCCACCGCAGGCGCGGCCTTCGCAGGCGGCGGAACGAGAACCGTCGGGGCCGTCAACCCGCTCACGTAGGTGTCCCCAAGCTTGGCGAGGCCCAGTTCGGCCGCGAACGCGGCCACGGTTTGCGTGCGGTCCTTGCTGTGCACCGCGAGCGTGTGGTCGACGGCCGCGCAGAACGCCGGGCTCAGGTCGCCGCGGCCGAGCGAGGCCAGCGGCACATACGCGTCCTGCACGCTGCGCACCACGGCCGAGGGCGGCGGATGCCCGGTGACCGCGCGGTACAGCACGGCGCCCAACGCATAAAGATCGGTCCACGCGCCCTGCAGCAGCGTGTTGTCGTCCGCGTACTGCTCGATGGGCGAGTAGCCCGACTTCACCATCACCGCCACTTCGTCGACAAGGTCGGCAATCGACTTGCGCGCCGCGCCGAAGTCGAGCAGCACCGGCAGGTCGTCCTGCTGGATGAAGATGTTGTCGGGCGCGATATCGCGGTGGAAGCACTGGCTGCGGTGCAGCGTTTCGAGTGCGCCGAGCAGCGGGCCCAGCATGCCGAGCAGCCAGGCTTCGGAAATCTTCGCCGGTTCTTCCTCGGCCAGGCGGCGCAACGTGCGGCCGCGGTAGAGCTGGATCGCCATGTAGGCGGTGCTGTTCGCCTCCCAGAAACGATGCACCCGCACCAGGGCCGGATGGCTGAACTGCGCGAGCGTGCGCGCCTCGTTGATGAAGCTGCGCAGCCCGGCCTGGAAGGTGGCGGTGAGCCGGTCGGAACGCACATGCACGCTGTCGTCGCCCACGCGGCGCGCGAGCATCGACGGCATGTATTCCTTCACGGCCACCTCGCGCTGCAGTGAATGGTCATAGGCGCGGTAGACGATGCCGAAGCCGCCTTCGCCGATCACTTCGAGCAGTTCGAACTCGTCCAGCCGGTGGCCGGCCTCCAGCGGATGGGGCCGCTCCTGCGGATCGGGCGGCGCGCTGCTGCTGGTGTTGCTGCTGGCGTTCGTCGTCATGCATTTCCTCCCGCGGCGGGGGTCTGTTTATTCATGCCCATGGCACATGCCCCTGTGAAAACAACTTCGAAAACAATGGCGTGTTGAGGCCTCCGCCGTGCGCGGCGGTGCGCAGCGGCGAGCCGTCCGCCTGGTTGGTCCACCAGTAGCTGGTGCTTCCGAATGCATCGAAGCACAGCGGAAGCTCGGGCCAGCCGATCCGCTGCTGGGCACCCGCGCCGGTGCTTCCACCGGCCGCCGGCCCGAGGATCGACAGGATGTCGTCCGAGCCGCCGCTCGCCGTCTGGAACCCGCCATGCGCCGCAGCCAGCACCTGGAGATCGAACTGGTCGGGCGCCACGCTGTGGCGAATGGCTTGCAGCAGCGCGGTGCCGCATTGCCAGTACCAGGCGGCGGAGCCTTCCAGCATGGAAGGCCGATAGTTCGGCGCGGCCACCTGCACGGTCACGCACACCGGGTAATAGCGCCCGACGCGGTCGCAGCTCGGCGCAATGCAGCCGAACTGCACCGCGTCCACGCCCTGCGTAGCGGGAATCGCAAAGTTCCACACGGGCGCGACGACGTAGTGCCGCGTCATCGCATCGGGCCAGCGCTTGAAAGTGCCCAGGCCGTTCTGCATCCAGCGATCCCACCAGGCCTGGAGTTCGCGCGGCATGCGGCGATAGAGAAAGTCTCCGGCCGAAGGCAGCTTGCCGTACCAGCCGATCTGCTCGTCGGCCGGCACCCACGCGCGCGCCGACGAAGGAATGCCGCTGTTCATCTCAGGACTTTCCCGGGCACGAGAAGCCGCTCATCTGGTTCAGGCGCAGCGGGTTGTAGACGCTGTTCGCAGTCACCGCGAGCACCACCTTCTTGCCCTGCAGATCGAAGGTCGCGTTGAACGATTCGGGCGAGCTGCCTGCCGAGACCGAGGCCTTGTCGAAAAGCCGATGCAGCGCCCATGGCCCTTCGGTGACGATGCCGCCGGCCGGCGTACCGTTGGCGGTCGTCACTTGCAGCCGCACCTGGTTGCTGTTGCGCGGACCGGGCCATTTCACGGTGCTGGGTGCCTGCGGGCCATGCGCGTAGCGCACCGTCTGTCCGTCGACGTCGAGCGTGAACTGGCTGATGGCGGCGTCCATGTCCTCGGGCCGGAGGTCGATGGTGAACGACGGCGTACGCCCGCCCGCCATGCCCGTAAAGAACACATCGCGGATCGCCTGCGCCCTCTGGAACGAATCGAGATACGCCGAGCGGCCCGGCGAGCTGCCGTCCACGCCCTTCTTGAAGGCCCACGGGTTGACGGCGGTGTCGACCTGCGAGGCCAGATTCTTCTGGAAGAAGTCGTCCATCATGCCGCCCGGCGCGAACAGCTGCGCGAAGTCGCCGGCCGCCACGTCGCGGTTCGAGCCGCGCGTGAACGGATAGCGCCCCGCAATGGCCTGGTTGCAGAACTGCCCGATGGTAGCGGCCGCGCTCTGTCCGATGTTCTGCCGCGTCACGGCCGCGGCCTTGGACGACGCGGTGGCCGAGAGATCGTTCAGCATGCCCTGGAACGGCACCGGCAGGCGGCCCGCCTCGGCCTGCACCTTGGTCACCGCATCGCTCGAGGGCGGGATGTTGCCGCTGCGCAGTGCCGTGTCGGTGGCCGTGAGGAAGGTGTAGAGCTCGTTGATGAGCGCGGCCGTGGCGTCGATGGGCGCCTGCCCACCGGCCTTGGGCGCGGTCACCATGCGGCGCAGCGGTGCAAAGTGGTTGTCCACCAGCGACTCGGGGCGGTCCGGCGCGGTGTTGCGGCGCTGGCTGCCGTCGGGCTGGCCGATGAGTTGTTCGATGCGCTCGCGCGTGCTGGCCACGCGGTTCTGCGCCTGGTCGAGCAGGCTGCGCGCAGCCTCGTCGTGGTTGCGCAGCAGGTCGGTCTCGCGCGCGGCACCGCGAATCAGGCGCGACATCGGCGACTCCGAGGTCGAGAGCACGCGCGTCATCTGGATGCTCTGCAGCAGCGAGCGGCTGTCGGCCAGGCGCACGTCGGCCAGGTACTCGTCCCAGACGCGGATGTAGTCGGTGAGATAGAGCCGGCGCACCTCGCGCAGCAGCAGTTCGCGCGAGGTGATGTCGGTCATGCCCGGTGCGCGGATCTGCAGCACCCAGCGGTCTTCCTGCTCGAGCGCGAGCGTGGTCTCCGCCATGCGCTTGTCGAAGATGTCCCAGTAGCCGCGGTAGGTGAACAGCGTCGGAATGCCGTCGGTCAGCGGCTTGCCGCTCGCGCGCTTGATGACCAGCGCCGACTCGGCCCCCGCCGCCTCCGCAATGCTGAAGGCATTGGGCGGGCTGGTCTGCAGCAGGATGCGCCGCAGCCGCGCATAGGAGCGCTGCGCCAGCGGCACGCCGGCCAGGCGGTTTCGTGTTTCGGTGATGAGCCGGTCGTCCTTGGCGAAGGGCGACGTCACCACGCGTCCCGCGAACAGCGCCTTCAGGTGCGATTCGAGGTTGGTGCGCTGCTCGCGCGTGAGCGACGCGCCGATCTTGCGGTCCACGTCGGTGAGCAGCCAGGCCTGCAGAAAGTCCGCGTCGTAGCGCTCCGCGTCATACAGCATGAGGTAGGCCTTGAGCGCCTCGTAGCTGTATTCGGCATCGATCTTCGCTGCATCGCGCAGCGACTGCTCCACGCGCTGCGCCGCCTGCGGCAGCAGCACGCTTTCGAGCGCGCGCTGATAAACACCGTCGGTCGCGGCCTGCAGCTTCTCGCCCTGGTAGAGCCCGAAGCGGTAGCTCATGGGCGGGTCGCCGATGTCGAAGTGGCTCGACCTGGGCAGGTCGCGCAGGCGGTCGAGCACCAGCAACGAGCTCGCGATGTCGCTGTTCGAATCGACCACGGTCGGCAGCTCGCCGCGCGCCGCGGCCTTGTTGAAGGCCTTGGCGTTGGTGTCGACCTCGGCCACGTAGTCGCGGTTGTTGCGCCAGCTGTTCACGCAGGCGCCCAGCAGCACCACCAGCAGCACCCCGATCACGCTGTAGCCCGCCAGGTCGATGGCCCGCTTGCGCCGGTACCAGCGCAGGTTGGTGCCGGCCACGCCCGCGTCGCGGAAGATCACCTGCTGCAGCAGTTCCTTCAGGAAGTAGCTCTTGCCCGGGCCCGGCGGCGGCGCCGGCGGCGCATTGACCTGCAGATAGCGCTTGATGGCGCCCATCACGCGGTCGAAGGCGGTGCCCTCCTGCGT
The Variovorax paradoxus genome window above contains:
- the tssM gene encoding type VI secretion system membrane subunit TssM, producing the protein MLRAIFRFLVSRDLWVFLGLLALAFLIWVIGPVIAVGRYRPFESEFVRIVVIALIFAIWIARVLYRKWRERRLNAQLLNQLRTPSAKEKAAKPEDAPEIKELQSGFTDATAILKNMRFGSGAEGKAAGRFAVFDRQYLYQLPWYIFIGAPGSGKTTALVNSDLDFPLADQLGKAAVRGIGGTRNCDWWFTNEAVLIDTAGRYTTHESNRETDESEWKGFLDLLKKFRPRQPINGAILTISIADLPLADDAQRARHAMALRKRLLELRNDLGINFPVYVLVTKTDLLAGFNEYFGSLGRAERSQVWGFTFPIDANPADPAKADLRERFHQEYKLLHQRLDERLPELLAAEPDQMRRAQAYLLPQQFASFEDILGTFLADVFNPSKFEVAPMLRGVYFTSGTQEGTAFDRVMGAIKRYLQVNAPPAPPPGPGKSYFLKELLQQVIFRDAGVAGTNLRWYRRKRAIDLAGYSVIGVLLVVLLGACVNSWRNNRDYVAEVDTNAKAFNKAAARGELPTVVDSNSDIASSLLVLDRLRDLPRSSHFDIGDPPMSYRFGLYQGEKLQAATDGVYQRALESVLLPQAAQRVEQSLRDAAKIDAEYSYEALKAYLMLYDAERYDADFLQAWLLTDVDRKIGASLTREQRTNLESHLKALFAGRVVTSPFAKDDRLITETRNRLAGVPLAQRSYARLRRILLQTSPPNAFSIAEAAGAESALVIKRASGKPLTDGIPTLFTYRGYWDIFDKRMAETTLALEQEDRWVLQIRAPGMTDITSRELLLREVRRLYLTDYIRVWDEYLADVRLADSRSLLQSIQMTRVLSTSESPMSRLIRGAARETDLLRNHDEAARSLLDQAQNRVASTRERIEQLIGQPDGSQRRNTAPDRPESLVDNHFAPLRRMVTAPKAGGQAPIDATAALINELYTFLTATDTALRSGNIPPSSDAVTKVQAEAGRLPVPFQGMLNDLSATASSKAAAVTRQNIGQSAAATIGQFCNQAIAGRYPFTRGSNRDVAAGDFAQLFAPGGMMDDFFQKNLASQVDTAVNPWAFKKGVDGSSPGRSAYLDSFQRAQAIRDVFFTGMAGGRTPSFTIDLRPEDMDAAISQFTLDVDGQTVRYAHGPQAPSTVKWPGPRNSNQVRLQVTTANGTPAGGIVTEGPWALHRLFDKASVSAGSSPESFNATFDLQGKKVVLAVTANSVYNPLRLNQMSGFSCPGKS